TGCGGCATTTCCCGATACCTCGAAGCGTGAGTACCTGCACGAAAATAATGCCTATCAGGATTATCAGGCGGCCGAGAAGTATATGGAAATGCGTGAAGGGGATCGATTGTTCGTTATATCTGAAAATGTGTCATTCTTCGCTTTATATCCTGTGGAAGTGCTTCGGCTTGCGGAAGCACCTTTTCGGGCTAAGCAAATAAAGTATTATATTAATCAACCGGGGTCTCCTGATTTACTGGTATTTCGCCGCATGGTGTGGAGTCCTGAAAAAAATGATTACATCGATGATGGGCGCTTTAAACTGGATGAGGATATCTTTGAGTATGAGGTCGTTTGGGAAGATGCTTATCAGGAAGTCATGAAGGCACAATTTCTGCGTATCACCGACGTCAGGGATGTCGATATGCCAAAACCTGAAGTCGAGCCCGAAACCTGGGAAGAGTATCTTAACTTTTGGGCGCAGAATATTCCCTAACAGGAATTTTTCTACCTATCTCCAGAGGACTAAAAAGACTCCACCCGGAGTAACTGCTCCGTTTGGAAAATGTTTTTGGAAGTCCTGAATTAATGGAAGTGGCAGTTGAGGTTGGAATTCCACGCGTAACTTTAATACGACTACTTTAACACCCAGTTCATTCAATTCTTCCATGGTTTCTTCAAACCATTGTCTACCTTCTCCTTCGGCAAATGGGATGCCCCATGTGTATGGAAACGCTGGCTCTCGGTTGGCTAGAAAGTAAACTTCTGGCGCGTCCTTTAATACAAAGATAGGTTCGTCTGGCTTTGAATGGCTTTGTATTAGCTCGATGAGTTTCGTGTAAGTTGCCACATCAAAATCGTAAGCCAGAATGTTTTTTGATCGTTCAAGATCCAGCTTGTTCAAGCTGATCTCTCTTGACTCTATACCAAGCCTGGCCGTGTTTTTCCCATGCATTGCGATTGGGGGAAAGGCACATAAGAACAATAGTAAGATGATTGTGAGTGCTCTATTAGGCAGAGCTGATGCGTTGCTGATTTCAGCAGCCAAGAGTAAGCCGAAAGGGGCCGTATATAAAAAGTAGATGCCGTGAGCGAAGGGGAATTGGATTAGTGCAATACAGGCAGTAAATGCGGCTAATGTAAAAAGCCTTCTTTGAGCATCCTCCGGTAATTGACTCTTTCGCAAGTACAACAAGGTGATACTGGCAATAATTCCCAATGGCAATAGTGTGCGGAATGCGCCCCATGCTGTTTGATAGTAAGCTCTATCAGTGTTGGCAATGTAGAGAATATATCCAAACGAAACAAACAGTGCAATTCCGCCCAAGGCGATGAGTACTTTTGAATTTAGAATTTTAGGAGGTAAAACTGTGACGATAAATGTAAGGGCAACCGGCACAGCTCCCATTACAGTGAAAGTATGGATCAATGAAGGCCGGAGAGAAATACCTAAAGCACGCCCCAAGGTATCGACAAACTGATGCTGATAGAATGCACCAAGGACTCCGTTAGTTGCGAGGTAGGCGATGAATATCAGCATTGGAATGGCAAACCCGGCGATCACAGGTAGGGCTTGATAGATCAAATCCTTCCAGCGAGTCAATAATGCTGGCGAGTTTCCATTTATCTCCCGGTAAATCAAGTAACCACTTACTGCGATCAAAGGCACGCAGAAGAATAGCAACATCGAAATCACATCCTCGTCAGGAGCACCAAGAATCATGATGCCAACTGCAAGGGGAACCGCACTAAGCCCCAAGGTGATGGACAATTTCGTCAGTAAGGATGCCTTGCCTGTTTCCTTTGTGTATCCTGACTGGTTTTGGTAAACTAAAACGTATGCTAAGGCCGCAATTAGATAAAGCCCGGTCAGCTTTATTAGAACAGAGAAACCAGCCAGGACACCGCAGAGAAACCACATCTTTCGTGATTTGATACCCTTGTCGCCAACAATGAGCGCGCATGCGATCATTGCGAGGAACAGGTTGTACCACGAAGGCATGGCCGTACTGTAATTTAACGGCCCCCAATAGACGATTGCTATCGTCGTGAGTGCAGCTTCCGGAAGGTAAAGCTTAGTGGTGAATGAACGGGTAACTGCGATTAAGGCGATGGCGGCAACGAAGAATAGGGCAAACCGCAACACTCCTGCATCATATCCTCCAACTTGAAAAACCAGCGCATGGAAAAAATCAAGGCCTCCGTTGTAGACTGGTAATATCTCTTTGTAGAGCGTGTCGCCTTCATTCAATCGCCAGGCTGCCAGGGATACTGAACCGTCATCGTGCGGCTTCCAGTAACGGCTCATATAAGGGACCTGATATAGAATTCCTATTGCGACGATTACATAGACGACAATTGTTTTAAGGGACAATGTTCGACTAGTCATATAGAAGAAGCTTTCGTGTTGCTAGGCATTGGGTGCTGTCAATTGTTCGCCTCTATGGCCAGATGGATATAGGGAATGTTGGTCAGGTTGGTTACCACATCCAGCTTTACATCTTTGAAGTGCTCTGAAATGAGTTCAGCATACTGTTCCGGATGCCTGATGTATTCCCCACGGTCTTTTGACATCAGCCAGTGGCTTAGTTTGGACTGATGCCTCAAGTAACATGGTTCGAGCGCTACAAAGCGACCTCTTTGCTTAAGATTTTGTTTGGCGAGTTTCATGACGGCAGTCACCTGCTCATCAGTCAAGTGGTGCAGTAAGCCAACACAGAAAAAAATGTCGCATGGAAATGAAGGCATCACACTGAGGTCGTCGCCTTCAATGACGTGAAAGTGATAATTGGGAAACCGTTCCTTGGCCTGGGCAATATAGGAAGGACTAATGTCGTAGCCAAAGTAATCTTTAACTTCGGGGATCAAGTTGAGGATAGATCCGGTTCCGCAACCTGCCTCGTAAAGGGTGGCACCTTTGTCAGCTTTTAGCAGTTTGTGCGTGTACCATTGCCGAAGATTGTTGGCACCTGCAGCCCATTGGAAAAAGTCGTAAATGAAGGCAAAACTGAGAAATTGTTTCATTGGTTTGTGTCAGTCTTTGGCTTGGAGACGTTGGCATCATCAATGATTATGTATGGCGGGCGATGCCGCGATTCGTCAAAAGTCCTCCATAGGTATTCTGCCACAATACCCAGCATCAGAAGTTGAATGCCGGAGAGGAAAACGATCAGTGTGATTATTGAAGCCCAGCCACTTATGCCCGTCAGTCCCATTGCCGCGCGGACGGCAACAAAGCCCCCGTAGAGAAACCCTAGAGTGGAGAAGAGGAACCCAAAGTATGTCACTAATCTTATGGGGAAGAATGAAAAGGCGACAAAACTATCGACGAAAAGTTTGATCTTCTTTCCGAGAGTCCATCGTGATCGACCGCGTTTTCTTTCATGGCGATGGTATGGAACAAAAGTTTGAGGAAAACCAGTCCACAGAATTAGCCCGAAGATAGAAGTATTTTTTTCTGCAATACCTGTAATGGCATCAATCACTTTGCGATCAATCAGGCAGAGGTCCAGGCCCGTGGTCGGCATATTAGGCAGCGCAAATTTACGCATCAGTGAAGAATAGATTTTTGAAAAAACTCCAGCCAGAATACCATCGTCGCGCTGTTCGCGAGTCCCCCAGACTATATAGTGACCTTGCTTCCACTCTTCGACCATTTTCAAGACTGTCTCAGGGGGGTCTTGGAGATCCGCAGCGAGATATGCAGCGGCATCACCGGTGCAATTTGAAAAGCCTGCAAGAAGTGCTGCATGGCTGCCGAAGTTTCTGGCAAACCGGATCACTTTTATCCGTGGATCTTTTAATGACTGTTCTTGAAGAAAATGAAATGTCTGATCAGTCGAACCGTCATCAACGAATATTAGTTCAAGAGATATGCCTGGCTCTTGCTTGAAGGTTGCATCAATGACATCCAACAAGTTGGGGAGATTATCGCGCTCATTCAGGACGGGTATGATAAGGCTTAGCTTCATGATTTCGGATGCGCTGGGTTTCCGATAATGACTTGGTCTCCGGGAAAAGACTTAGTAACAACCGAGCCCATGCCGACCAGTGTCTTATCACCAATTGAGATATTTTCTCTAAAAACGCTATTAGAGCCAAGGTAGCAGTTACTGCCGATATGGCATCCACCCGATATGCATACACCTACTGCAAGTGAAGTATAGTCTTCTACGATGGAATGGTGAGACACACAGGCATTTTGAAGCAGGAAGCAGTGGTTGCCCACCTTTGCAAATGCGCCGACCGATGCATTCGCCAGTAAGACTGTGCCATTGCCTATTTCTGCGTGACGGGAAACCTGCGCTTTGGGATGAATGATTGTTGCCCAGCGATTATTGTCAGGGCATACTTTATTGATGAGCTCACGTTTTATTGAGTAGGATGTGGGGCTGCCAATTCCATTGACGAAAAATGCCTCTGCGAATTTCGGGCCATCTTCAAGTTTACCGAGGACTGGATAACCACAAACATCGGACCCGGCTAAGTCGGGGGAATCATCAAGGAATCCGATCAAGCTCATGCTCCCACCATTGCTTTGAATTGCTTCAACGGTGTCGGCGATGTCGATGCAATTTCCATTACAACCGACAATGATCAGGTTTTGCTTCATCTATCCGGCTCAGAAAAATTTATGGATACTGTTAGAAACTCGCTCGATTTGCTCAATGGTTAATTCGGGAAAGAGAGGGAGAGACAGGCATTCTTTAGCCAGTTTCTCAGTTATTGGGAATTCACCTTCACTATAGCCCAGATATTCAAATGCCGCCTGCAGGTGGAGAGGGATGGGGTAGTGGAGGCCTGTCATGATTCCCTCATCCTTAAGCGCTTGAGCGAGCTTATCACGCTCAGGTGTTTCAATAACAAAAAGGTGCCATGCGCTTGATGAGTCTTCTGGTTCTTGAGGTAAGCCGATTGGCAGGCCTGAGAGCAGTTCTCGATATTTTTTCGCGTGTTTGGATCGTGCTTCGTTCCATGCTCTGAGACGCTTTAGTTTGATGCGCAGCATTGCGGCTTGAATGCTGTCCATCCGATAGTTGTAGCCTAGTTCATCGTGGTGGTAGCGTTCTGGCTGGCTATGGTTTCTCAGGCGTCGCGCGCGTTCGGCAATGTCACTGCTTTCAGTTAATAATGCACCACCTTCGCCAAGTGCTCCAAGATTCTTGCCAGGATAAAAACTGAAGCATGATGCGGCTCCAAACGCGCCAACTTGCCTGTCTTTGTAGGTGGCGCCATGAGCCTGGGCGGCGTCTTCAATCACAGGTATGTTATGGCGATCGGCAATCTCCATAATGTAGTTCATGTCAGCCGGCATTCCATATAAATGAACCGGTATTATTGCTTTGGTCCGCGGTGTAATTGCATTCTCCAATTGCTTCGGATTCATCGTCCGGCGGATTGGATCGATATCAACAAAGACGGGTTTCGCGTTGACGTAGAGAATTGCCCAGGCCGTTGAGACGAAAGTCATTGGAACTGTTATGACTTCATCGCCCTCCTTGATGTCGAGGCAGTGTAGTGCCAAATGAAGAGCACTTGTTCCGCTGTTCACACTGACGCAGTGGCTTGCCTTGCTCCATTCAGCAAACTCCTTTTCAAAGGCCAGCGTCTCTGGTCCTTGGCAATAGGCCGTTGAATCTGCAATTCGCTTAAATGCCTCAACTGCATCTTCACGTATGCTGTCATACTGTTTGCCGATATCGAGAAATGGAATAGGCTGTCTCGTGGTCATGCTTGGGTAATCTTTGAAAGTGTATTGATGACATGCTCTTGCTGATCTTCTGTCATTTGTGGAAAAAGTGGAATGATCATTGAAGAATCCTGAGCGCGCTCTGACTCAGTTAGAGGCTGAGTGATTCTATGGTCTGCGTAGGCGGGCTCACGATGTGCGCACATGATGCCGCGTCGCGTTGCGATTCCGTGATCCAGCATTTTTTGCATCGTTTGTTTCAAATCGCAATGGTCAGGCAGGCGTACGCAATAGCTTTGCCAATTGCTTTTGGCCCATGCTGGTTCTACTGGGGGGCTGACCCCTTTCAGGTGTTCTTCGTAGTTGGAGGCAAGAAGTCTTCTGCGCTCAATGATCCAGGGCAGACGTTTGAGCTGCTCTCGTCCTACTGCAGCTTGCAGGTCTGTCATTCGATAGTTGTAACCCACGATTGGGTAACTCTCAAAAATGACCTCATTGGATTTATGTCGAGCCTGGTCAGACACGCTCATCCCATGTTGGCGAAGCAGGCGAAGTTGGGCATCGAATGCACTGTCACGTGTAGTCAGCATGCCTCCGTCACCAGTTGTCAGAATCTTTCTGGGATGAAGTGAAAAACAACTGACATTACCTATCGGATAACCCACATGCCTCCATTCATCCTGCCATAGTATCTGGCTCCCCATTGCGCATGCGCTATCTTCTACGACTGCAAGGCCATGACGATTGGCGATCTCCATTATCGCTTGCATGTCACAGGGCATCCCCATCTGATGGACGGCAAGTATGGCCGTGGTTTGCTCTGTGATGGCAGACTCGATTTTCTTCGGATCGATGTTAAATGTCGCTGGCTCAATATCGACAAAGACCGGTTTGGCGCCACAGTGTTGAATCGCGTTTGCAGTCGCGATGTATGAGTGACTGACGGTGATCACTTCGTCTTGAGGTTTCACACCAACGACAAGAAGTCCAAGATGGAGAGCAGCTGTGCAGTTGGATACCGCACAGGCGAAAGGCGACTCGGTTGCACCAGCCCATTCTTCCTCAAATTTTTTTACTTCAGGACCTTGAGTGACCCATCCACTGCTGAGACAACGATGAACCGCATCGGACTCCTCTTGCCCAAGTAGCGGTGTTGTTAATGGGACGGAAAATGAGGTCACGATTTCGGCTGTTCCCAGTTGAAGACGCTTTCCTCTTTCAACATTTCGACAGGGTCACGTCCAGAGTCTCGATACCATTGTAACAACCGCTTTAACCCTTCGCCCAAGGATACCTTGGGTTGATAGCCAATGAGGCTCTGGGCTTTGCTCATGTCAGCATAAAGGCGTAGAACATCACCTGGCCGAGGGTTCTCATAGACGATTGAAGATTGGGTTCCGCTGCAGATGCTTTTTATTTCAGCTGCTAATGTATTGATCGATAGCTCTTCACCGTAGCCGAGGTTGATTGTTTCACCAATCGTTGCATCTGAAAATCCAATTTTGATGATACCTGCAGCAGTATCTGAGACGTAGGTGAAATCCCGTGTTTGTTCACCGTCTCCAAAAACGATCAAGGGTTCATTAGTCATTGCTCGCAGCAGGAACTTCGGAATGACTTCACCGCTGTCTCCTTCATGGTGGCAACGAGGGCCATAAGTGTTGAAAGGGCGCACTACTGTAGTCGGGTAATCGTAGGTCCTGTGGTATGCCCTGGTGTAACATTCACCCGCCAGTTTTGATGCACCGTATACGGTCATGGGCAGCGTCGGATGAGTCTCTGGTTGAGGCACTGAGATAGCCGTGCCGTAAACCTCTGAGCTGGATACATAGACAAACCTTTCGACTTCCAATGATCGGGCCAGGCGAAGTAGCTCAAGTGTCGCAGTTGCGTTGACCTCATGATTCTCCATCGGTGAATGAATCGAGTGGCGAACGCCGAGACATGCGAGATGAAAGACCAGGTCAGCACCGGTCAGGATGCTTCGCATACTTTCAGTGTCTCTGATGTCTACGGTCTTAAGCTCAAACTGATCACTGGTTATATCCTTGAGATTTGATTCAGAGCCATTCGTCAGGTTGTCGACTGCTGTTACATCGAACCCTTCCGAGACCAATTGATTGACCACTTCTGAGCCGATAAATCCAGCTCCTCCAGTCACTACTATGCGCTTAACTTTAGACATGTCTTGCTAATGAATTTATGAAAGGTGTCGGAAGTGTTAAACGGCTTCTGGCGAGCCATTGTTTTTCAGTGATTTATTGGCAGCTTCCAGAATTTGAAGTACCCTTAATCCTGCGTGCCCATCAGTTTCAGGAACCTCCTTGTTCAGTATGCAGGAGATGAAGTGACTCGTTTCAAGCTTCAGTGCTTCTTCAGGTGAAATATGTGGGGCAGCCATGTCTCCAATTCTGTAGTCGATACGCGCTTTTTGAGGTTCGTTACTCGGTTCCTTTTGAAGATCGGCGCCACTGTCATAAATCTTAATCTTTTCACTCGGCTCCAGGTCATCATAAACAATCATTTTCTTGTCGCCTCCAAGAATGGTTCTTCGGATTTTTACCGGAGATAACCAGTTAAGATGAAAATGCGCGACAAAGTCGTCTTCAAAGAAGCAGGTTAGGTAGGCGACGTCTTCATGTTGTCCTGCGAAGTGTGCCAATCCTGTTGCGGATACCGAAGTAGGGTGTTTGCCCAGGGCATAATCCATGATTGCCAGGTCATGAACAGCGAGGTCCCAGAGAACGTTGGTATCATGCTGGAATCTGCCTAGATTGATTCTTACAGAGTCGTAATACAATGGTTTTCCCAGATCGCCTTCCTGGACCAATTTACGAATTCTTCGAACTGCCGGTGTGTAGGCAAAAGTGTGGTCCACCATGAGAATCAACTCTTTCTCACTAGCGACATTGATGAGTTCCTGGGCCTGGGCAGAGGAAGAAGCAATTGGCTTTTCTACCAGGACGTGTTTGCCTGCTTGAAGCGCATCCAATGCGAGCGGATAGTGCGATGAAACCGGAGTCGCAATGACGAT
The Rubellicoccus peritrichatus DNA segment above includes these coding regions:
- a CDS encoding class I SAM-dependent methyltransferase, translating into MKQFLSFAFIYDFFQWAAGANNLRQWYTHKLLKADKGATLYEAGCGTGSILNLIPEVKDYFGYDISPSYIAQAKERFPNYHFHVIEGDDLSVMPSFPCDIFFCVGLLHHLTDEQVTAVMKLAKQNLKQRGRFVALEPCYLRHQSKLSHWLMSKDRGEYIRHPEQYAELISEHFKDVKLDVVTNLTNIPYIHLAIEANN
- a CDS encoding acetyltransferase codes for the protein MKQNLIIVGCNGNCIDIADTVEAIQSNGGSMSLIGFLDDSPDLAGSDVCGYPVLGKLEDGPKFAEAFFVNGIGSPTSYSIKRELINKVCPDNNRWATIIHPKAQVSRHAEIGNGTVLLANASVGAFAKVGNHCFLLQNACVSHHSIVEDYTSLAVGVCISGGCHIGSNCYLGSNSVFRENISIGDKTLVGMGSVVTKSFPGDQVIIGNPAHPKS
- a CDS encoding SDR family NAD(P)-dependent oxidoreductase — protein: MSKVKRIVVTGGAGFIGSEVVNQLVSEGFDVTAVDNLTNGSESNLKDITSDQFELKTVDIRDTESMRSILTGADLVFHLACLGVRHSIHSPMENHEVNATATLELLRLARSLEVERFVYVSSSEVYGTAISVPQPETHPTLPMTVYGASKLAGECYTRAYHRTYDYPTTVVRPFNTYGPRCHHEGDSGEVIPKFLLRAMTNEPLIVFGDGEQTRDFTYVSDTAAGIIKIGFSDATIGETINLGYGEELSINTLAAEIKSICSGTQSSIVYENPRPGDVLRLYADMSKAQSLIGYQPKVSLGEGLKRLLQWYRDSGRDPVEMLKEESVFNWEQPKS
- a CDS encoding DegT/DnrJ/EryC1/StrS family aminotransferase, with amino-acid sequence MTSFSVPLTTPLLGQEESDAVHRCLSSGWVTQGPEVKKFEEEWAGATESPFACAVSNCTAALHLGLLVVGVKPQDEVITVSHSYIATANAIQHCGAKPVFVDIEPATFNIDPKKIESAITEQTTAILAVHQMGMPCDMQAIMEIANRHGLAVVEDSACAMGSQILWQDEWRHVGYPIGNVSCFSLHPRKILTTGDGGMLTTRDSAFDAQLRLLRQHGMSVSDQARHKSNEVIFESYPIVGYNYRMTDLQAAVGREQLKRLPWIIERRRLLASNYEEHLKGVSPPVEPAWAKSNWQSYCVRLPDHCDLKQTMQKMLDHGIATRRGIMCAHREPAYADHRITQPLTESERAQDSSMIIPLFPQMTEDQQEHVINTLSKITQA
- a CDS encoding glycosyltransferase family 2 protein produces the protein MKLSLIIPVLNERDNLPNLLDVIDATFKQEPGISLELIFVDDGSTDQTFHFLQEQSLKDPRIKVIRFARNFGSHAALLAGFSNCTGDAAAYLAADLQDPPETVLKMVEEWKQGHYIVWGTREQRDDGILAGVFSKIYSSLMRKFALPNMPTTGLDLCLIDRKVIDAITGIAEKNTSIFGLILWTGFPQTFVPYHRHERKRGRSRWTLGKKIKLFVDSFVAFSFFPIRLVTYFGFLFSTLGFLYGGFVAVRAAMGLTGISGWASIITLIVFLSGIQLLMLGIVAEYLWRTFDESRHRPPYIIIDDANVSKPKTDTNQ
- a CDS encoding DegT/DnrJ/EryC1/StrS family aminotransferase; the encoded protein is MTTRQPIPFLDIGKQYDSIREDAVEAFKRIADSTAYCQGPETLAFEKEFAEWSKASHCVSVNSGTSALHLALHCLDIKEGDEVITVPMTFVSTAWAILYVNAKPVFVDIDPIRRTMNPKQLENAITPRTKAIIPVHLYGMPADMNYIMEIADRHNIPVIEDAAQAHGATYKDRQVGAFGAASCFSFYPGKNLGALGEGGALLTESSDIAERARRLRNHSQPERYHHDELGYNYRMDSIQAAMLRIKLKRLRAWNEARSKHAKKYRELLSGLPIGLPQEPEDSSSAWHLFVIETPERDKLAQALKDEGIMTGLHYPIPLHLQAAFEYLGYSEGEFPITEKLAKECLSLPLFPELTIEQIERVSNSIHKFF
- a CDS encoding Gfo/Idh/MocA family oxidoreductase, coding for MQPNSVNVALIGCGYWGPNLIRNFVSQPQSNLIAICDQDAGRLASLKSQYPHLETTLDSKELMTRDDIDAIVIATPVSSHYPLALDALQAGKHVLVEKPIASSSAQAQELINVASEKELILMVDHTFAYTPAVRRIRKLVQEGDLGKPLYYDSVRINLGRFQHDTNVLWDLAVHDLAIMDYALGKHPTSVSATGLAHFAGQHEDVAYLTCFFEDDFVAHFHLNWLSPVKIRRTILGGDKKMIVYDDLEPSEKIKIYDSGADLQKEPSNEPQKARIDYRIGDMAAPHISPEEALKLETSHFISCILNKEVPETDGHAGLRVLQILEAANKSLKNNGSPEAV